The proteins below are encoded in one region of Cystobacter ferrugineus:
- a CDS encoding deoxynucleoside kinase, protein MDNRYIVVEGPIGVGKTSLSNILAERFGARRIFEIVEENPFLANFYSDRQKYAFQTQIFFLLSRFKQQQELFQTDLFQSVTVSDYLFAKDRIFACLTLDSHELALYERVFEALAPRVTRPDLVIYLKARLDVLLHRIKKRGREFERQFDAGYLEELVHAYNDFFSRYTETPLLVVDTSDIDFVHNEGDLKGLLASIDRAQLSQGKRA, encoded by the coding sequence ATGGACAACCGCTACATCGTGGTCGAGGGGCCCATCGGCGTCGGTAAGACGAGTCTCTCCAACATCCTCGCCGAGCGCTTCGGCGCGCGGCGCATCTTCGAGATCGTCGAGGAGAATCCCTTCCTCGCCAATTTCTACTCGGACCGGCAGAAGTACGCCTTCCAGACGCAGATCTTCTTCCTGCTCTCGCGCTTCAAGCAGCAGCAGGAGCTGTTCCAGACGGACCTGTTCCAGTCGGTGACGGTCAGCGACTACCTGTTCGCCAAGGATCGCATCTTCGCGTGTCTGACGCTGGACTCGCACGAGCTGGCCCTCTACGAGCGCGTCTTCGAGGCGCTCGCGCCGCGGGTGACCCGGCCCGACCTGGTCATCTACCTGAAGGCCCGTCTGGACGTGCTGCTCCACCGCATCAAGAAGCGGGGCCGCGAGTTCGAGCGCCAGTTCGACGCGGGCTATCTGGAGGAGCTCGTCCACGCCTACAACGACTTCTTCTCCCGCTACACGGAGACGCCGCTGCTGGTGGTGGACACGTCGGACATCGACTTCGTCCACAACGAAGGTGACCTGAAGGGTCTGCTGGCGTCCATCGACCGGGCGCAGCTCTCCCAGGGCAAGCGCGCCTGA
- the panB gene encoding 3-methyl-2-oxobutanoate hydroxymethyltransferase codes for MKDKVTIHTLKRQKQAGQKICMVTAYDATFARLFDEAGADVLLIGDSLGMVVQGHDSTLPVTMDQMVYHSAMVARGTKRALVVGDMPFMSYQVSVQEAVRNAGRLVAEGNVGGVKLEGGAEFADVVSAIVRASIPVMGHLGLTPQSVHKMGGYVVQGRDEDAARKMMDDALALERAGCFSLVLEGVPLELARQITQKLTIPTIGIGAGKHCDGQVLVCYDLLGMNPDFKPKFVKRFTNLHGSITEAAGAYFSEVRAGSFPDEEHSFKGKQPVRLIPTQPAVTDALPTTEVGDKVGPIYGAPV; via the coding sequence GTGAAGGACAAGGTCACCATCCACACGTTGAAGCGCCAGAAGCAGGCCGGCCAGAAGATCTGCATGGTCACGGCCTACGATGCCACCTTCGCCCGGCTGTTCGACGAGGCCGGAGCCGACGTTCTGCTCATCGGGGACTCGCTGGGCATGGTCGTCCAGGGTCACGACTCCACCCTCCCGGTCACCATGGATCAGATGGTGTACCACTCGGCCATGGTGGCTCGGGGCACGAAGCGGGCGCTGGTGGTGGGCGACATGCCCTTCATGAGCTACCAGGTGTCGGTGCAGGAGGCGGTTCGCAACGCGGGCCGCCTGGTGGCCGAGGGCAACGTGGGCGGCGTGAAGCTCGAGGGGGGCGCGGAGTTCGCCGACGTCGTGTCGGCCATCGTGCGCGCCAGCATCCCGGTCATGGGGCACCTGGGCCTCACGCCCCAGTCGGTGCACAAGATGGGGGGCTACGTGGTGCAGGGCCGCGACGAGGATGCCGCGCGCAAGATGATGGACGACGCCCTCGCGTTGGAGCGCGCCGGGTGCTTCTCGCTGGTGCTCGAGGGCGTGCCGCTGGAGCTGGCGCGGCAGATCACCCAGAAGCTCACCATCCCCACCATTGGCATCGGCGCTGGCAAGCACTGCGATGGCCAGGTGCTCGTCTGCTACGACCTGCTGGGGATGAATCCGGACTTCAAGCCCAAGTTCGTCAAGCGCTTCACCAACCTGCACGGCTCCATCACCGAGGCGGCGGGCGCCTACTTCTCCGAGGTGCGCGCGGGCAGCTTCCCGGACGAGGAGCACTCCTTCAAGGGCAAGCAGCCCGTGCGGCTGATTCCCACGCAGCCGGCCGTCACGGACGCGCTGCCCACCACCGAGGTGGGTGACAAGGTGGGTCCCATCTACGGAGCTCCGGTCTGA
- the panC gene encoding pantoate--beta-alanine ligase, with protein MAPLVLRTVAETAAWVESLRRSGRSLALVPTMGYLHEGHLSLMREGRRRADVVAASIFVNPTQFGPNEDLSRYPRDLEGDLAKCASAGAEAVFTPEPAEMYPPGFQTSVTVGEVSQGLCGARRPGHFQGVATVVTKLLCLFKPRVALFGEKDYQQLQVIRALERDLSLGVEIVGMPTVREPDGLAMSSRNAYLSPEERHRALALSRGMAGAQALYQGGTREAAALVDVVRRELAAAGLREDYVELVDATTLKPLSAVTPGLPARMIVAAFAGKTRLIDNQPIGG; from the coding sequence ATGGCCCCGCTCGTCCTTCGCACTGTCGCCGAGACCGCCGCCTGGGTGGAGTCACTTCGCCGCTCGGGCCGGAGTCTGGCCCTGGTGCCCACCATGGGCTACCTGCATGAGGGCCACCTGTCGTTGATGCGCGAGGGGCGCCGCCGGGCCGACGTCGTCGCGGCCTCCATCTTCGTCAACCCCACCCAGTTCGGTCCCAACGAGGACCTGTCGCGCTACCCGCGCGACCTGGAGGGCGACCTGGCCAAGTGCGCCAGTGCCGGCGCGGAGGCGGTGTTCACCCCCGAGCCGGCGGAGATGTACCCGCCCGGCTTCCAGACGTCGGTGACGGTGGGGGAGGTGAGCCAGGGCCTGTGCGGCGCGCGCCGGCCCGGCCACTTCCAGGGCGTGGCCACGGTGGTGACGAAGCTCTTGTGCCTCTTCAAGCCCCGGGTGGCCCTCTTCGGCGAGAAGGACTACCAGCAGCTCCAGGTCATCCGCGCCCTCGAGCGGGATTTGAGCCTGGGGGTGGAGATCGTCGGCATGCCCACCGTGCGTGAGCCGGACGGGCTCGCCATGAGCTCGCGCAATGCCTACCTGTCGCCGGAGGAGCGTCACCGGGCGCTCGCGCTGTCGCGGGGCATGGCGGGCGCCCAGGCGCTCTACCAGGGCGGCACCCGTGAGGCCGCGGCGCTCGTCGACGTGGTGCGCCGTGAACTGGCGGCGGCGGGGCTGCGCGAGGATTATGTGGAGCTGGTGGATGCCACGACGTTGAAGCCCCTGTCCGCCGTGACGCCGGGGCTGCCCGCGCGGATGATCGTCGCGGCCTTCGCCGGGAAGACCCGGCTCATCGACAACCAGCCCATCGGGGGCTAG
- the smpB gene encoding SsrA-binding protein SmpB translates to MSGAKGKGGGKGATGEPGIKIITENRKARASYSVDEKLEAGLMLTGSEVKALRAGTVNLSDAYALPKGDELYLLNAHIGTYNPSSFFSHEPLRGRKLLLHREQLDRWMAKVRERGYSIIPLLMYFKQGRAKVELGLCRGKTHEDRRQDIKERETKREMDRAMRRR, encoded by the coding sequence ATGTCGGGTGCGAAGGGTAAGGGTGGCGGGAAGGGCGCGACGGGCGAACCCGGCATCAAGATCATCACGGAGAACCGCAAGGCGCGCGCCAGCTACTCCGTGGACGAGAAGCTGGAGGCGGGCCTGATGCTCACCGGCAGCGAGGTGAAGGCGCTGCGGGCCGGCACGGTCAACCTGTCGGACGCGTACGCGCTGCCCAAGGGCGACGAGCTCTACCTGCTCAACGCCCACATCGGTACCTACAACCCCTCCAGCTTCTTCTCCCACGAGCCCCTGCGGGGCCGGAAGTTGCTCCTGCACCGCGAGCAGCTCGATCGCTGGATGGCGAAGGTGCGCGAGCGCGGCTATTCCATCATTCCGCTGCTCATGTATTTCAAGCAGGGCCGGGCCAAGGTGGAGCTCGGGCTGTGCCGCGGAAAGACCCACGAAGACAGACGGCAGGACATCAAGGAACGGGAGACGAAGCGGGAGATGGACCGGGCGATGCGCCGTCGCTGA
- a CDS encoding ClpXP protease specificity-enhancing factor SspB, with amino-acid sequence MDNKVPEKKARLLAALDKGMVMIHLDARRPGVLVPHSLRNESHLRLNLSYRFDPPDLTVGEWGVRCTLSFSGSRFKVAVPWSSLFAVTSHVTKESWAYPDDMPIELLQQSMVTTKVPEGVPEPASPPPPPVERPRAVLREVLPPPESPVPPPAESEGPKDEPPEPRRGHLRLVK; translated from the coding sequence ATGGACAATAAGGTTCCCGAGAAGAAGGCGCGGTTGCTCGCCGCGCTCGACAAGGGGATGGTGATGATCCACCTGGACGCGCGTCGTCCGGGGGTGCTCGTTCCCCACTCGCTGCGCAATGAGTCCCACCTGCGCCTCAATCTCTCCTACCGGTTCGATCCGCCGGACCTGACGGTGGGGGAGTGGGGCGTGCGCTGCACGCTGAGCTTCTCGGGGAGCCGCTTCAAGGTGGCCGTGCCGTGGTCCTCGCTCTTCGCCGTCACCAGCCACGTGACGAAGGAGTCCTGGGCCTATCCGGACGACATGCCGATCGAGCTGCTCCAGCAGTCGATGGTGACGACCAAGGTGCCCGAGGGGGTGCCGGAGCCGGCGAGCCCGCCCCCGCCTCCGGTGGAGCGTCCCCGGGCCGTGCTGCGCGAGGTGCTGCCTCCGCCGGAGTCCCCGGTGCCGCCGCCCGCCGAGTCCGAGGGCCCCAAGGACGAGCCGCCCGAGCCCCGGCGGGGCCACCTGCGTCTGGTGAAGTGA
- a CDS encoding serine/threonine-protein kinase yields MNESRYRLVRPLAVGGMAELFLGKARGAGGFEKPVAIKRMLPHLARDPTLARMFLAEARLATHLQHQNIASVYDVGSGAEGLFLVMELVEGWDLSVLMQHALDHGQRFPPHLVAFIGTQVLAGLVHAYRRLHDGRPVLTAHRDVSPSNILVSREGEVKVTDFGIARLEGVSVGSQPGTFKGKLPYSAPEVLRGEPATAASDQFALGVVLHELLSGRHPFEPGESEDPMALALAIIQMEPAPLPGVPPPLSAVILRALARAPAQRFPRPEDMAEALSRYLAQSGEPASSHALATFIAQLHPPPTLLEREEPAEQPHAQTHTVRQPTLPSDAMKPSDSELPPEEDWDEVPGGPALSTSGQVVRTEPVSTSPPPSRCGHCHAPLPQDGARCPRCGQTQPPVISPLGRDDTPLELAPPSRTPERAEPSPLELGEPRAAHAEPLRLAERAPQPVNTYVPVDMRGPWRRRLRSLLTTLLVLGGVGGALWVAWPHAEPLLTRLRASQGFAPHSAILSIQSTPSGATVSVDGKVVGTTPLFIDNTYPEQDIPVRLTLKGYKPWKGTITGNQPVSLDVQLKR; encoded by the coding sequence GTGAACGAGTCCCGCTACCGTCTGGTGCGTCCGCTCGCCGTGGGAGGCATGGCGGAGCTGTTCCTCGGCAAGGCGCGGGGCGCGGGTGGCTTCGAGAAGCCCGTGGCCATCAAGCGCATGCTGCCGCACCTGGCGCGGGATCCCACCCTCGCCCGGATGTTCCTCGCCGAGGCGCGGCTCGCCACGCACCTGCAGCACCAGAACATCGCCAGCGTCTACGACGTGGGCAGCGGCGCCGAGGGCCTCTTCCTCGTCATGGAGCTGGTGGAGGGCTGGGACCTGAGCGTGCTGATGCAGCACGCCCTGGACCACGGCCAGCGCTTCCCCCCACACCTGGTGGCCTTCATCGGCACCCAGGTGCTCGCCGGGCTCGTGCACGCCTACCGCCGCCTGCACGACGGCCGCCCCGTGCTCACCGCCCACCGCGACGTCTCGCCCTCCAACATCCTCGTGTCGCGCGAGGGCGAGGTGAAGGTGACGGACTTCGGCATCGCCCGCCTGGAAGGCGTCTCCGTGGGCTCCCAACCCGGCACCTTCAAGGGCAAGCTGCCCTACTCCGCGCCGGAGGTGCTCCGGGGCGAGCCCGCCACCGCCGCGAGCGACCAGTTCGCGCTCGGCGTCGTGCTCCATGAGCTGCTCTCCGGGCGCCACCCCTTCGAGCCGGGCGAGTCGGAGGATCCCATGGCGCTCGCGCTGGCCATCATCCAGATGGAGCCCGCGCCCCTCCCCGGGGTCCCCCCTCCCTTGAGCGCGGTGATCCTCCGCGCCCTGGCCCGCGCCCCCGCCCAGCGCTTCCCCCGGCCCGAGGACATGGCCGAGGCCCTGTCGCGCTACCTCGCCCAGAGTGGCGAGCCCGCCAGCTCACACGCCCTGGCCACCTTCATCGCCCAACTCCACCCGCCCCCAACCCTGCTCGAGCGGGAAGAACCCGCCGAGCAGCCCCATGCGCAGACCCACACCGTCCGTCAACCGACGCTCCCCTCCGACGCCATGAAACCCTCCGACTCCGAGCTCCCGCCCGAGGAGGACTGGGATGAGGTGCCAGGCGGACCCGCGCTCAGCACGAGCGGACAGGTCGTCCGGACCGAGCCCGTGTCCACCTCCCCGCCCCCTTCGCGTTGTGGCCACTGCCATGCCCCCCTTCCCCAGGACGGAGCCCGGTGCCCACGCTGCGGCCAGACGCAACCCCCCGTCATCTCCCCCCTCGGCCGGGACGACACGCCCCTCGAGCTCGCGCCCCCCTCCCGGACACCGGAGCGGGCGGAGCCCTCCCCACTGGAACTCGGCGAGCCACGAGCAGCCCACGCGGAGCCCCTGCGGCTCGCCGAACGGGCCCCCCAGCCCGTCAACACCTATGTGCCGGTCGACATGCGCGGCCCCTGGCGCCGACGCCTGCGCTCCCTGCTCACGACGCTGCTCGTGCTGGGAGGAGTCGGCGGAGCGCTCTGGGTGGCATGGCCCCACGCGGAGCCCCTGCTCACGCGGCTGCGCGCCTCCCAGGGCTTCGCGCCCCACTCCGCCATCCTCTCCATCCAGAGCACCCCCTCGGGCGCCACGGTGAGCGTGGACGGCAAGGTCGTGGGCACCACGCCCCTGTTCATCGACAATACCTACCCCGAGCAGGACATCCCCGTGCGGCTCACCCTCAAGGGCTACAAGCCCTGGAAGGGAACCATCACGGGAAACCAGCCGGTGTCGCTCGACGTCCAGCTCAAGCGCTGA
- a CDS encoding DUF971 domain-containing protein: MSFWDRIKPTERPLSATEAETSADGLHLRLLWEDGLKTDTSAQHLRQQCPCAGCVDEWTNKRTLDASQVPASLRITQVQPVGNYALSFVFSDGHSTGIYPWKLLRELTQPRG, encoded by the coding sequence TTGAGCTTCTGGGATCGCATCAAGCCCACCGAGCGCCCCCTGTCCGCCACCGAGGCGGAGACGTCCGCGGACGGCCTCCACCTGCGCCTGCTCTGGGAGGACGGGCTGAAGACGGACACGAGCGCGCAGCACCTGCGCCAGCAGTGCCCGTGCGCGGGGTGCGTGGACGAGTGGACCAACAAGCGCACGCTGGACGCGTCCCAGGTGCCCGCCTCGCTGCGCATCACCCAGGTGCAGCCCGTGGGCAACTACGCGCTCAGCTTCGTCTTCAGTGACGGGCACTCCACCGGCATCTACCCCTGGAAGCTGCTGCGCGAGCTCACCCAGCCCCGGGGCTGA
- a CDS encoding HD domain-containing phosphohydrolase, protein MRLFKTLLLLMLVASLVPTVMVGLLSVSDTRELLVRDAQEMAQERVKQLKLKAETFLAEPTRAVMSMARVPQFFSLPLEQQQTYLRSVLNQRREIQAITVLGPDGRRLPGLQAFAVNDVPPTALAEHEARAMELLEGLNGLRYADVVGRTDGEAVVTFAFSVGEPIQGYIAADVSLGELQSMLAQERVGSTGFVYLTDTRGLVIAGGGGLVAHQDASKRPVVAYLLQDVTRTQDTDILHVGNFGEGADAVVAAYATLADPNWAIISEQPVALAYKQVETMERRLLLTVLAATLVALGLAAFFSRGVTRPLKGFTEGALRLAQGKFGLEVNVPQKNELGDLARTFNYMSKQLLAYDHENRGLYESLEQGYLETIVALANSIDSKDSYTRGHSQRVGDVAVEIGREMGLSERELKQLQFGGILHDIGKIGIVESILCKQSRLTDEEMAIMRGHPDIGDTIIKPISFLGPMRACVRSHHERWDGTGYPDGLKGEEIPLLARIVGCADTFDACTSTRPYQKAMPLEKAMEILDNLSGRQLDPTVVEALRRVLKKRGVRVEGHRLPVKLAS, encoded by the coding sequence ATGCGGCTCTTCAAGACGCTCCTGCTGTTGATGTTGGTGGCCAGCCTGGTGCCCACGGTGATGGTGGGCCTGCTGTCCGTGTCCGACACGCGCGAGCTGCTGGTGCGCGACGCCCAGGAGATGGCCCAGGAGCGCGTCAAGCAGCTCAAGCTCAAGGCGGAGACCTTCCTGGCCGAGCCCACGCGCGCGGTGATGAGCATGGCGCGCGTGCCCCAGTTCTTCTCCCTCCCCCTGGAGCAGCAGCAGACCTACCTGCGCTCGGTGCTCAACCAGCGCCGGGAGATCCAGGCCATCACCGTCCTGGGCCCGGATGGCCGGCGGCTGCCGGGCCTGCAGGCCTTCGCCGTCAATGACGTGCCCCCCACGGCGCTCGCCGAGCACGAGGCGCGCGCCATGGAGCTGCTCGAGGGGCTCAACGGCCTGCGCTACGCGGACGTGGTGGGGCGCACCGACGGCGAGGCCGTGGTGACGTTCGCCTTCTCCGTGGGCGAGCCCATCCAGGGCTACATCGCCGCGGACGTGTCGCTCGGGGAGCTGCAGAGCATGCTCGCCCAGGAGCGCGTGGGCAGCACCGGCTTCGTCTACCTCACCGACACCCGGGGCCTCGTCATCGCCGGCGGAGGCGGACTCGTGGCCCACCAGGACGCCTCCAAGCGGCCCGTGGTGGCCTACCTCCTCCAGGACGTGACGCGCACCCAGGACACGGACATCCTCCACGTGGGCAACTTCGGCGAGGGCGCGGACGCCGTGGTGGCCGCCTACGCCACGCTGGCCGATCCCAACTGGGCCATCATCTCCGAGCAGCCGGTGGCGCTCGCCTACAAGCAGGTGGAGACGATGGAGCGGCGGCTGTTGCTCACCGTGCTCGCCGCCACGCTGGTGGCCCTGGGGCTCGCCGCCTTCTTCTCGCGCGGCGTCACCCGCCCCCTCAAGGGCTTCACCGAGGGCGCGCTGCGGCTGGCCCAGGGCAAGTTCGGCCTCGAGGTCAACGTGCCCCAGAAGAACGAGCTGGGCGACCTGGCCCGGACGTTCAACTACATGAGCAAGCAGCTGCTCGCGTACGACCACGAGAACCGCGGCCTCTACGAGAGCCTCGAGCAGGGCTACCTGGAAACCATCGTCGCGCTGGCCAACTCCATCGACTCCAAGGACTCGTACACCCGCGGCCACAGCCAGCGCGTGGGCGACGTGGCGGTGGAGATCGGCCGGGAGATGGGCCTGTCCGAGCGCGAGCTCAAGCAGTTGCAGTTCGGCGGCATCCTCCACGACATCGGGAAGATCGGCATCGTGGAGTCCATCCTCTGCAAGCAGTCGCGGCTCACCGACGAGGAGATGGCCATCATGCGTGGCCACCCGGACATCGGCGACACCATCATCAAGCCCATCAGCTTCCTGGGCCCCATGCGCGCGTGCGTGCGCAGCCACCACGAGCGCTGGGATGGCACCGGCTATCCGGACGGGCTCAAGGGCGAGGAGATCCCCCTGCTCGCGCGCATCGTCGGGTGCGCGGACACCTTCGATGCCTGCACCTCCACCCGCCCCTACCAGAAGGCCATGCCGCTGGAGAAGGCCATGGAGATCCTCGACAACCTGAGCGGCCGGCAGTTGGATCCCACCGTGGTGGAGGCGCTGCGCCGGGTGCTCAAGAAGCGCGGCGTGCGAGTGGAAGGGCACCGCCTGCCCGTGAAGCTGGCGTCGTGA
- a CDS encoding LysM peptidoglycan-binding domain-containing protein: MRLYLLMALLSLAPGEVEVRAGESLDQVAERTLGNRDRASELKALNKLQGDTLVPGTKLKLPGADRERAQMALESARNSVAQADPKSPQHEEALAKLKEAESLFHNERYAEAAQTADDAWKRLAERPAQPTRLSVVVNDRGDTVVKAVSGRVSVEGGGTTRVIEDGASVQVEKGQAPRLVLGVPHPTQPGDKQRLSVKPDKSGLQPVRISWQAVQGAESYEVELVPAQGERRVMPASQPQLQVPLAAGTYRWSVRALARDSRSEASAEQGFEVAEPPAKRLPVKVKSSKWK; encoded by the coding sequence ATGAGGCTCTACCTTCTGATGGCGTTGCTGTCCCTCGCGCCCGGCGAGGTCGAGGTCCGCGCCGGCGAGTCGCTGGACCAGGTGGCCGAGCGAACCCTGGGCAACCGCGACAGAGCCAGTGAGCTCAAGGCGCTCAACAAGTTGCAGGGCGACACGCTCGTGCCCGGCACGAAGCTGAAGCTGCCGGGGGCCGATCGGGAGCGGGCGCAGATGGCGCTGGAGTCGGCGCGCAACTCGGTGGCGCAGGCCGATCCCAAGTCGCCCCAGCACGAGGAGGCCCTGGCCAAGCTCAAGGAGGCCGAGTCCCTCTTCCACAACGAGCGTTATGCAGAGGCCGCCCAGACGGCCGACGACGCCTGGAAGCGGCTGGCCGAGCGCCCCGCCCAGCCCACCCGGCTGAGCGTGGTGGTGAACGACCGGGGCGACACCGTGGTGAAGGCCGTGTCCGGCCGGGTGTCCGTGGAGGGCGGCGGCACCACCCGGGTCATCGAGGACGGGGCCAGCGTCCAGGTGGAGAAGGGCCAGGCGCCGCGGCTGGTGCTGGGCGTGCCCCACCCCACCCAGCCCGGGGACAAGCAGCGGCTGAGCGTCAAGCCCGACAAGAGCGGCCTGCAGCCCGTGCGCATCTCCTGGCAGGCGGTGCAGGGCGCCGAGAGCTACGAGGTGGAGCTGGTGCCCGCCCAGGGCGAGCGCCGGGTGATGCCCGCCTCGCAGCCCCAGCTCCAGGTGCCGCTCGCCGCGGGGACCTACCGCTGGAGCGTGCGCGCCCTCGCGCGCGACTCGCGCTCCGAGGCCTCGGCCGAGCAGGGCTTCGAGGTGGCGGAGCCCCCCGCCAAACGCCTGCCCGTCAAGGTGAAGTCCTCGAAGTGGAAGTAG
- a CDS encoding FecR domain-containing protein, giving the protein MMFVLALSALGVACPADEKPVEPVHVPAVPPPVRRAQLKGLHGDVKVKRAAGDEWLPAQEGMALFENDKVRTVAGAGVQVVFVQGSVVNLGEDALIGIAETRPRPGQERTDLTVLRGRVDAELEDSSHQSLSVTTPAATVRAGRDIVFQ; this is encoded by the coding sequence ATGATGTTCGTCCTCGCCCTCTCGGCCCTCGGCGTGGCCTGCCCCGCCGATGAGAAGCCCGTCGAGCCGGTGCATGTGCCGGCCGTACCGCCCCCGGTGCGCCGCGCCCAGCTCAAGGGGCTGCATGGGGACGTGAAGGTCAAACGCGCGGCCGGAGACGAATGGCTCCCCGCCCAGGAAGGCATGGCGCTCTTCGAGAATGACAAGGTACGGACCGTGGCGGGAGCAGGAGTGCAGGTCGTCTTCGTGCAGGGCAGCGTGGTGAACCTGGGCGAGGACGCGTTGATCGGCATCGCGGAGACGCGGCCCCGCCCCGGCCAGGAGCGCACGGACCTGACGGTCTTGCGCGGACGGGTCGACGCCGAGTTGGAGGACTCCTCGCACCAGTCGCTCTCCGTCACCACCCCCGCGGCCACGGTCCGGGCCGGAAGGGACATCGTGTTCCAATGA
- a CDS encoding carbon-nitrogen hydrolase family protein: MHLIAAAQMVSTADKAHNLDSAARLVRRAADLGARIVGLPENFSWMGPEEERASAVETLDGPSLSRMAELARERKVTLLAGSILEEGAPGGRFYNTTVVFGPDGSRLAVYRKMHLFDVDVGDGKPYRESAAVAPGNEVVVADTEVGRLGLSICYDLRFPELYRRLAAGGATLLAVPAAFTLMTGKDHWEVLLRARAIENQCYLFAPAQGGRHSPQRVTWGHAMVVDPWGLVTARASEGEGLAVAAMDTELLARIRRNLPCLQHRRLE; this comes from the coding sequence ATGCACCTCATCGCCGCTGCTCAGATGGTGTCCACTGCGGACAAGGCCCACAACCTCGATTCGGCCGCCCGGCTCGTCCGGCGGGCCGCCGACCTGGGAGCCCGCATCGTCGGGTTGCCCGAGAACTTCAGTTGGATGGGCCCGGAGGAGGAACGGGCCTCCGCCGTGGAGACGCTCGACGGCCCCTCGCTCTCGCGCATGGCCGAGCTGGCACGCGAGCGCAAGGTGACCCTCCTGGCCGGCTCCATCCTCGAGGAGGGAGCACCGGGGGGTCGGTTCTACAACACCACGGTCGTCTTCGGCCCGGATGGGTCGCGGCTGGCGGTGTACCGGAAGATGCACCTGTTCGACGTGGACGTGGGCGATGGCAAGCCCTACCGCGAGTCCGCGGCGGTGGCCCCCGGCAACGAGGTGGTGGTGGCGGACACGGAGGTGGGACGCCTGGGGCTGTCCATCTGCTACGACCTGCGCTTTCCCGAGCTCTACCGGCGCCTGGCGGCAGGGGGGGCCACGCTGCTCGCCGTGCCGGCGGCCTTCACCCTGATGACGGGTAAGGACCACTGGGAGGTGTTGCTGCGCGCGCGCGCCATCGAGAACCAGTGCTACCTCTTCGCCCCGGCCCAGGGCGGGCGGCACTCGCCCCAGCGCGTCACCTGGGGCCATGCCATGGTGGTGGACCCCTGGGGGCTGGTGACGGCCCGGGCCTCCGAGGGCGAGGGGCTCGCCGTGGCGGCGATGGATACCGAACTGCTCGCGCGAATCCGGCGAAATCTGCCTTGCCTGCAACACCGTCGACTGGAATGA